A part of Planococcus sp. MB-3u-03 genomic DNA contains:
- a CDS encoding metal-dependent hydrolase, which produces MKISYHGHSVVKIHTGGKTILIDPFITGNELTDLTASEEKPDAILLTHAHNDHVGDTVDIAKSSGAVVVAPVELANYLSGQGLDAVGMNLGGAKEFEFGKVKFTKAFHSSSYTTEDGEVIYGGMPAGILFEAEGKTVYHAGDTEVFGDMEIIGKRHSIDLAFVPIGDFFTMGPEDAAYAVELINPKTAVPIHYNTFPPIKQDPEQFKQAVKQAEVKIMEPGDSIDL; this is translated from the coding sequence ATGAAAATCTCATATCACGGCCATTCGGTGGTAAAAATCCACACTGGAGGCAAAACGATCCTCATCGATCCGTTCATTACCGGAAACGAATTGACGGACCTGACGGCAAGCGAAGAAAAGCCGGATGCGATCCTGTTGACGCATGCGCATAATGACCATGTCGGAGATACGGTGGACATCGCAAAATCAAGTGGTGCTGTCGTTGTGGCGCCTGTGGAGCTGGCAAACTACCTTAGCGGACAAGGCTTGGATGCGGTAGGCATGAACCTCGGCGGCGCCAAAGAGTTCGAATTCGGTAAAGTGAAATTCACGAAAGCGTTCCATAGCTCGTCCTATACGACAGAAGACGGTGAAGTCATTTACGGCGGCATGCCGGCTGGGATCCTCTTCGAAGCGGAAGGGAAGACGGTGTATCATGCGGGGGATACAGAAGTGTTCGGGGATATGGAAATCATCGGCAAACGCCATTCGATCGACTTGGCGTTCGTACCGATCGGCGATTTCTTCACGATGGGCCCGGAAGATGCGGCCTATGCAGTGGAGCTGATCAATCCGAAGACGGCGGTGCCGATCCATTACAACACCTTCCCGCCGATCAAGCAGGATCCGGAGCAATTCAAGCAGGCAGTCAAGCAGGCGGAAGTCAAGATCATGGAGCCTGGAGACAGCATCGACTTATAG
- a CDS encoding DRTGG domain-containing protein: MATKHEQILDYIETLAVGEKISVRRIAKELQVSEGTAYRAIKEAENKRLVSTIERVGTIRIERKKKENIERLTYAEIVKVVDGQVLGGRAGLHKSLNKFVIGAMQLEDMMRYTEAGNLLIVGNRYKAHEYALQAGAAVLVTGGFDASDQVKKLADELELPVISTSYDTFTVATMINRAIYDQLIKKEILLIEDILIPLENTHFLHVKDPISRYNELNNETTHGGFPVVDSSGRLVGIVTSRDVIGASDTELIDKVMTKDPITVSLQTSVAAAGHRMIWEGIDLLPITDNHHNLMGIISRQDVLKAIQTAQRQPQQGETIDDIIKSQLNQVQEDKLSLEFRVTPQMTNAYGSLSYGAYTMVLTEAAATALKTKNRKDSVLENITVYFLKPVQLDAALIIRPTILDISRKSAKVDVEVLYEQQVIGKAMLTFQLLDR, encoded by the coding sequence ATGGCAACGAAACACGAACAGATTTTGGACTATATCGAGACTTTGGCTGTGGGGGAGAAAATCTCCGTTCGCCGGATTGCCAAGGAGCTTCAAGTATCAGAAGGTACTGCCTACCGGGCCATTAAAGAAGCGGAAAACAAGCGACTGGTCTCGACGATCGAACGGGTCGGCACCATCCGCATCGAGCGCAAGAAAAAGGAGAATATCGAACGGCTCACGTATGCGGAAATCGTTAAAGTCGTCGACGGCCAAGTGCTCGGCGGGCGTGCGGGGCTCCATAAATCATTGAACAAATTCGTTATCGGGGCGATGCAGCTTGAAGACATGATGCGCTATACGGAAGCGGGCAACCTGCTGATTGTCGGGAACCGCTACAAAGCCCATGAATATGCCTTGCAGGCAGGAGCGGCAGTTCTTGTGACAGGGGGCTTTGATGCCTCTGACCAAGTGAAAAAGCTGGCCGATGAACTGGAATTGCCGGTCATCTCCACCAGCTACGACACCTTCACAGTGGCCACCATGATCAACCGTGCGATTTACGACCAATTGATCAAAAAAGAGATTCTGCTCATTGAAGACATCTTGATCCCGCTGGAAAACACTCATTTCCTGCACGTCAAAGATCCAATCAGCCGCTATAATGAACTGAATAACGAAACGACGCATGGCGGATTTCCAGTCGTCGACAGCAGCGGCAGGCTGGTCGGAATCGTCACCTCACGGGATGTCATCGGCGCGTCAGATACGGAATTGATCGATAAAGTGATGACCAAAGACCCGATCACCGTGTCGCTGCAGACAAGCGTCGCGGCAGCAGGGCACCGGATGATCTGGGAAGGCATCGACTTGCTGCCGATCACTGATAACCACCATAATTTGATGGGCATCATCAGCCGTCAGGACGTATTGAAAGCAATCCAAACAGCCCAGCGCCAGCCGCAGCAAGGCGAGACGATCGACGACATCATCAAAAGCCAATTGAACCAAGTGCAAGAAGACAAGCTCAGCCTGGAATTCCGCGTCACGCCCCAAATGACCAATGCATACGGCTCGCTGTCTTACGGAGCTTATACGATGGTGCTAACAGAAGCGGCGGCCACAGCACTCAAGACGAAAAACCGAAAAGACAGCGTGCTGGAAAACATCACCGTTTATTTCCTGAAACCGGTGCAGCTGGATGCGGCATTGATCATCCGGCCGACAATCCTGGACATCAGCCGCAAATCAGCAAAAGTCGATGTCGAAGTGTTGTACGAACAGCAAGTGATCGGCAAAGCGATGCTGACCTTCCAATTGCTCGACCGCTAA
- a CDS encoding YtpI family protein: MLIFVFLIIISAVFYLYYKTKQIRTRLPVRKNWYASRAQIALGSFITFFGINQLFVFQTVVTYIIAGIFIVLGLALIVHNFKANRHYQAFLDEETRLNP; this comes from the coding sequence ATGCTCATATTCGTATTTTTGATTATCATTTCTGCTGTATTCTATCTTTACTATAAAACGAAACAGATCCGCACGCGGCTGCCGGTGCGCAAAAACTGGTATGCAAGCCGCGCTCAGATTGCGCTCGGCAGTTTTATTACCTTTTTCGGCATCAACCAGCTGTTCGTTTTCCAAACCGTCGTCACTTACATCATTGCCGGCATCTTTATCGTTCTTGGCTTGGCGCTGATCGTCCATAATTTCAAGGCGAACCGCCATTACCAAGCGTTTCTCGACGAAGAAACCCGCTTGAACCCATAA
- a CDS encoding DHH family phosphoesterase, whose product MYSQIIDTIKQFDTIIIHRHVRPDPDAYGSQIGLKYILSHNYPNKRVLAAGEHDYTMDFLDFPDMVEDADFEGALVIVTDTANKDRIDDQRYHSGAKLVKIDHHPNDDNYGDICQVDTQASSSSEMIYELFTYGQAEENWAMPDAGARLLYAGIIGDTGRFLFPSTTQKTFDVAGELIKYDFDRNELHNGMYEMDRKLLHLQGYMYQNFQIDENGAAFVKITQDILAKFDVTPTDTSLLVGSLGNVKGIKAWVILIEEDTEIRVRLRSKGPVINTLAKEFGGGGHPMASGAVAYSWDEADRVIQRLEEICAKA is encoded by the coding sequence ATGTATAGTCAAATCATCGACACAATTAAACAATTCGATACGATCATCATCCACCGCCATGTGCGTCCCGACCCGGATGCATATGGATCCCAGATCGGCCTGAAATACATACTGAGCCACAACTACCCGAACAAGCGCGTGCTGGCCGCAGGAGAGCATGATTACACGATGGATTTCCTTGATTTTCCGGATATGGTCGAAGATGCAGATTTCGAAGGGGCATTGGTCATCGTTACGGACACCGCGAATAAGGACCGAATCGACGACCAGCGCTACCATAGCGGGGCGAAATTGGTGAAAATCGACCATCATCCGAACGACGACAATTACGGCGATATTTGCCAAGTGGATACACAGGCGAGTTCCTCTTCCGAAATGATCTATGAATTATTTACATATGGGCAAGCGGAAGAAAACTGGGCCATGCCCGATGCGGGTGCTAGGCTGCTCTATGCAGGAATCATCGGCGATACCGGGCGCTTCCTGTTTCCGAGCACGACTCAGAAAACCTTCGACGTGGCAGGCGAATTGATCAAATATGATTTTGACCGCAACGAGCTCCATAACGGTATGTACGAGATGGACCGCAAATTGCTTCATTTACAAGGCTATATGTACCAAAATTTCCAAATAGATGAAAATGGCGCGGCTTTTGTAAAAATTACACAGGACATTTTGGCGAAATTCGATGTGACTCCGACAGATACGTCTTTGCTGGTCGGTTCGCTCGGAAACGTCAAAGGCATCAAAGCCTGGGTCATTTTAATAGAAGAAGACACTGAAATACGTGTCCGGCTGCGTTCAAAAGGGCCAGTCATCAATACGCTCGCAAAAGAATTCGGCGGCGGCGGGCATCCGATGGCGTCCGGCGCAGTCGCCTATTCCTGGGACGAAGCTGACCGGGTCATCCAGCGCCTGGAGGAAATTTGCGCGAAGGCATAA
- the dnaE gene encoding DNA polymerase III subunit alpha: protein MVYPHIVTAADPLQSTIRLEELFAVLTEQGASAAALVNSKLYGVLPFWDACKKAGIHGVLGLSVPVDFDGAALPVVLYAQNNTGYQMLLKLTSALSTRDVEAIPQKWLAAYQEGLLCVIPDNAVWVLTDRSEALGSLSRLFGDRLYASIERPGGSVQETEEAFTEFCSSFGLQFMASQECRYVKQEDAFAYEVARSIGEGFKLSDPERPKPEHSAAFVPTQAQLSEWFSDHPEWLEQSKALLMNCHVTIPLNRQLLPKYPVKEGNDKNELIRAVCLKGLEERLGKLEQSYSDRLDYELGVISAMGYIDYFLIVSDFMAYARKRGILTGPGRGSSAGSLVAFALRITDVDPLAHGLLFERFLNPERVTLPDIDIDFADHRRHEVVEYVAKKYGAMQTAQIITFGTLSAKAVARDTARVFGFEAEELEKISKLIPSRPGITLRKALRESKALEGWIIGNEARERWFKTALKLEGLPRNSSIHAAGVILSPGPLVDYVPIEKGNDDVFITQWPMQELEAIGLLKMDFLGLRNLTILENMAHMLKRDLNFSVDYRSLPLDDKETYALLAKGDTAGIFQLESPGMRRALMLIKPSAFGDIVAVNALYRPGPMDFIPLYARRKHGEEAVAYIHPVLEPILSETYGVIVYQEQIMKIAAEMAGFSLGEADLLRRAVSKKNRQILDEERQHFVGGATAKGYTANEAGDVYDLIVRFADYGFPKSHAVAYSMISYQLAYMKARYPVQFYAALLSNSQGNNEKTAQFMREMKERGIQLAAPCIAKSRYGFSSEEKQVRTGLSAVKGVPGTAVKAILAARKDGPFQSLFNIAERISAVHFTRKAFEPLIKAGALDDLGKDRAVLLASLDSAIKHAELVKPNEDPGLFDDMGSSFMKPKYTKAEPMPDGLKLDFEKEALGFYLSTHPVERKRAAQQSLHSAQ from the coding sequence ATGGTCTACCCGCATATCGTGACGGCGGCTGATCCGCTGCAAAGTACGATTCGCCTGGAAGAACTGTTTGCAGTTCTCACCGAACAAGGCGCGAGCGCGGCAGCCTTAGTCAATTCCAAATTATACGGCGTCCTGCCATTTTGGGACGCCTGCAAAAAGGCCGGCATCCACGGGGTGCTCGGTCTTTCCGTGCCCGTCGACTTTGACGGTGCCGCATTGCCTGTGGTGCTGTATGCACAGAACAATACCGGCTACCAGATGCTATTGAAGCTGACGAGTGCATTATCGACTCGCGATGTGGAAGCCATCCCACAAAAATGGTTGGCAGCTTATCAGGAAGGCTTATTATGCGTGATTCCCGACAATGCGGTGTGGGTACTGACAGACCGCAGCGAAGCGCTCGGCAGCTTGTCGCGTTTATTCGGGGATCGTTTATATGCCAGTATCGAGCGGCCTGGGGGGAGTGTGCAGGAAACCGAAGAAGCATTTACCGAATTCTGCTCGTCATTCGGACTCCAATTCATGGCGAGCCAGGAATGCCGTTATGTGAAACAAGAAGATGCCTTTGCGTATGAAGTGGCGAGGTCGATCGGAGAAGGGTTCAAGTTAAGCGACCCTGAACGCCCGAAGCCCGAACATTCAGCGGCATTCGTGCCGACGCAAGCACAATTATCAGAGTGGTTTTCAGACCACCCTGAATGGCTGGAACAAAGCAAGGCGCTGCTTATGAACTGTCATGTCACCATTCCGCTCAACCGCCAATTGCTGCCGAAATATCCTGTAAAGGAAGGCAACGACAAAAACGAGCTCATCCGTGCGGTTTGCCTGAAGGGGCTGGAAGAGCGTCTCGGGAAATTGGAACAAAGCTATTCGGACAGGCTCGATTACGAACTGGGCGTCATTTCGGCCATGGGCTATATCGATTATTTTCTCATCGTTTCCGATTTCATGGCCTATGCGAGAAAAAGGGGCATCCTGACCGGCCCGGGCCGCGGATCCTCTGCCGGTTCGCTCGTTGCCTTCGCGCTGCGCATTACGGATGTGGACCCGCTCGCCCACGGATTATTATTCGAGCGTTTCCTGAATCCGGAGCGTGTCACTTTGCCGGATATCGATATTGACTTCGCGGATCACCGACGCCATGAAGTCGTCGAATACGTTGCGAAAAAATACGGTGCTATGCAGACGGCCCAAATCATCACATTCGGCACTTTATCCGCAAAAGCGGTCGCGAGAGACACGGCAAGGGTGTTCGGTTTTGAAGCTGAAGAACTCGAGAAGATTTCAAAACTCATCCCGAGCCGGCCGGGCATCACCTTGCGCAAAGCTCTCCGCGAATCGAAGGCGCTGGAGGGATGGATCATCGGCAATGAAGCGCGTGAACGATGGTTCAAGACGGCGCTGAAGCTGGAAGGCCTGCCCCGGAATTCTTCGATTCACGCAGCGGGCGTCATTTTGAGCCCGGGGCCTTTGGTGGATTATGTCCCGATTGAAAAAGGGAATGACGATGTTTTCATCACTCAATGGCCGATGCAGGAACTTGAAGCGATCGGTTTATTGAAAATGGATTTTCTCGGATTGCGTAATTTAACGATTTTGGAAAACATGGCACATATGCTGAAGCGCGACTTGAATTTCTCGGTCGATTACCGAAGCCTGCCCCTCGATGACAAAGAAACATATGCCTTGCTGGCGAAAGGCGATACAGCGGGCATTTTCCAACTGGAGTCGCCGGGCATGCGGCGCGCTTTGATGCTCATCAAACCGAGCGCATTCGGCGATATTGTCGCGGTCAATGCCTTGTACCGCCCAGGCCCGATGGATTTCATCCCGCTTTATGCGCGCCGCAAGCATGGCGAAGAGGCGGTTGCCTATATCCATCCGGTGCTGGAACCGATCTTGTCGGAAACATACGGCGTCATCGTCTATCAGGAGCAGATCATGAAAATCGCCGCTGAAATGGCGGGCTTCAGCTTAGGCGAGGCCGATCTATTGCGCCGTGCTGTCAGCAAAAAAAATCGCCAAATCCTCGACGAAGAGCGCCAGCATTTCGTCGGCGGCGCTACCGCAAAAGGCTATACTGCAAATGAAGCGGGAGACGTCTATGACTTGATCGTGCGTTTTGCCGATTACGGTTTCCCGAAAAGCCACGCAGTCGCCTACAGTATGATTTCCTATCAGCTGGCTTATATGAAAGCCCGTTATCCTGTGCAGTTCTATGCCGCGCTGTTATCGAACAGCCAAGGAAATAATGAGAAAACGGCACAGTTCATGCGTGAAATGAAAGAACGCGGAATTCAGCTCGCCGCGCCATGCATCGCGAAGAGCCGCTACGGCTTTTCATCGGAAGAAAAACAGGTGCGCACGGGGCTAAGCGCTGTAAAAGGCGTTCCCGGCACAGCTGTCAAAGCCATTCTCGCAGCGAGAAAAGACGGGCCTTTTCAAAGCCTGTTCAATATCGCGGAACGGATATCGGCAGTTCATTTCACCCGCAAGGCTTTCGAGCCGCTCATCAAGG